A part of Syngnathoides biaculeatus isolate LvHL_M chromosome 21, ASM1980259v1, whole genome shotgun sequence genomic DNA contains:
- the LOC133494490 gene encoding protein Dok-7-like isoform X2 encodes MTDSVVVEGYARLKDGKKWKSRWIVLRKPSPVADCLVLLVFKDKSDKVDGNKERASVTLEEICGLESGRWCEGASSTLAILCLTQAVLLGFDNKETLQAWEVRLRYSLGEVHRFSVGILAGTKLESGPATLHLCNNLLALVRDAPPVVVGHWNLPDLRRYGPVPNGFVFEGGTRCGYWAGVFLLTSSESEQISFLFDCIVRGVSPTKGPFGLQPILPDPSSSQTNSEERLNHETRELEKRLSMLSSRDSTASSMYCASPGGDDRSISGSSDTSDTSQSDSSVSSRLAIWTESGSNPVDSNIVGTKVASVEKQLADQDCGNASRVQDPRQLLEIGRQSSLDSGIATGSHSSYSGSFSSYTGSLDINSGDDFGSVFSLPPHLAQDLSPCSCPKISGQEYKVPTSLRYLYDTPKSLVQDSSDFGTEPLKGGSEGHLETAASSHSRKTKGTPSSYSPGSSTTKTIVTICSVCGGLQGMTLNPASRATKPTLSGFGDETVFPLAPSDISHPAAQIVDNSLRRSDVGVAAPVHNSERTTEGSPLPKKRREKLASFLAEFFHYPRITKESNPNHYNLYEAMSPALHHKPSPALSTRAPITDVIYENCSKCRGSRCRPPPRGTPAKVRRHSRIFSVQTFLTGLHLKKIADQEGSAHEATLADGPNKEMNGQNLTSKDKSPSGREERRKADPAYEIMESRATERNSEVDEKSKYELMLSCGPQKLLQETEGAALAYPSEASLAERLRSDGVTYVNIPVSPTSKKELNYMELELQEPGTWGTAVPVPAQSKGKGSTKYAQIDITATETAYKVGTQHALGRQEGLHTLERRKKGTPH; translated from the exons ATGACCGATTCGGTCGTCGTGGAGGGATACGCTAGACTCAAAGACGGAAAAAAG TGGAAAAGTAGGTGGATCGTTCTTCGAAAGCCGTCGCCTgtagcag ATTGCCTCGTGTTGCTGGTTTTCAAAGACAAGTCGGACAAAGTCGATGGGAACAAGGAACGGGCCAGTGTCACTCTCGAGGAGATCTGCGGCCTGGAAAGCGGTCGGTGGTGCGAGGGCGCGTCTTCCACGCTGGCAATTCTCTGCCTGACCCAGGCGGTTCTCCTGGGTTTCGACAACAAAGAGACTCTGCAGGCGTGGGAAGTCCGCCTGCGCTACAGCCTTGGAGAAG TTCACAGGTTCAGTGTCGGAATCTTGGCGGGGACAAAGTTAGAAAGCGGACCAGCGACCCTCCACTTGTGCAACAACTTGCTAGCTCTCGTCCGAGACGCACCGCCCGTCGTCGTGGGCCACTGGAACCTTCCGGATCTGCGGAGATATGGGCCCGTACCAAACGGATTTGTATTTGAGGGAGGAACACGCTGTGGTTATT GGGCTGGCGTTTTCCTACTCACGTCTTCTGAGAGCGAGCAGATAAGCTTCTTGTTTGACTGCATAGTCCGAGGTGTCTCCCCTACTAAGGGCCCGTTCGGTCTGCAGCCCATCCTGCCAG ATCCTAGCTCCAGTCAGACCAACTCTGAGGAGAGGCTGAACCATGAGACGCGGGAATTGGAGAAGCGACTGAGTATGCTCTCCAGTCGGGACAGCACAG CGTCGTCTATGTACTGCGCATCCCCTGGGGGTGACGACCGCAGCATATCTGGTTCCTCAGACACCTCAGACACTAGCCAATCGGACAGCAGCGTCTCAAGCCGCTTGGCCATTTGGACCGAATCCGGCAGCAACCCCGTGGACAGCAACATTGTAGGCACCAAAGTGGCGAGTGTGGAAAAGCAGTTGGCTGACCAGGACTGTGGGAATGCTTCGAGAGTCCAAGACCCCAGGCAGCTACTGGAAATCGGTCGCCAGAGCTCGTTAGACAGCGGTATTGCCACCGGTAGCCATTCCTCGTACTCTGGAAGTTTCTCCTCATACACTGGAAGTCTGGACATTAACAGTGGTGATGACTTTGGGTCAGTTTTTAGCCTGCCTCCCCACTTGGCTCAAGACCTGAGCCCTTGTTCTTGCCCCAAGATTTCAGGACAGGAGTACAAAGTACCAACATCCCTTAGGTATCTATACGATACTCCCAAGAGTTTGGTACAGGACTCCTCTGACTTTGGAACTGAGCCTTTAAAAGGGGGATCTGAGGGTCACCTCGAAACCGCAGCAAGCTCACACAGCAGAAAAACAAAGGGGACGCCCTCGAGTTACAGCCCAGGGTCCTCCACAACCAAAACCATAGTGACCATCTGTTCGGTATGCGGTGGACTTCAG GGGATGACCCTTAACCCTGCAAGCAGAGCAACGAAACCCACGTTATCAG GTTTTGGTGATGAGACTGTGTTTCCGCTTGCCCCAAGTGATATTTCCCATCCAGCAGCTCAAATTGTTGACAATTCACTGCGCAGAAGCGATGTCGGCGTTGCTGCCCCAGTTCACAACTCAGAAAGGACAACTGAGGGGTCGCCCCTTCCTAAAAAACGGCGGGAGAAGCTAGCCAGTTTTTTAGCAGAGTTCTTTCATTACCCCAGAATAACCAAGGAATCGAATCCCAACCATTATAACTTGTACGAAGCCATGAGCCCTGCATTACACCACAAACCCTCACCAGCACTCAGCACCCGTGCACCAATAACGGATGTCATTTACGAAAACTGCTCCAAATGCCGCGGGTCGCGCTGCCGCCCGCCCCCACGAGGCACCCCCGCCAAAGTACGCCGCCACAGCCGGATCTTCAGTGTGCAGACCTTTCTAACTGGGTTGCACCTGAAGAAAATCGCAGACCAAGAAGGTTCTGCTCATGAGGCGACCCTCGCTGATGGTCCAAATAAAGAGATGAATGGTCAGAATCTGACCAGTAAAG ACAAAAGTCCCAGTGGCAGAGAGGAGCGCCGCAAAGCTGATCCTGCTTATGAGATCATGGAGAGCCGAGCAACAGAGAGAAATTCGGAG GTGGATGAAAAAAGCAAGTATGAACTGATGCTCAGTTGCGGTCCGCAAAAGTTGCTCCAAGAGACGGAAG GGGCAGCGTTGGCGTACCCCTCGGAGGCTTCACTCGCCGAAAGGCTCCGCAGCGACGGCGTGACGTACGTCAATATTCCAGTGAGTCCCACATCCAAGAAAGAGCTCAACTATATGGAGCTGGAACTGCAGGAACCGGGCACCTGGGGAACTGCTGTACCGGTACCTGCCCAGAGTAAAG GGAAGGGTTCAACCAAATATGCACAGATTGACATCACTGCCACAGAGACCGCCTACAAGGTGGGTACCCAGCATGCTCTGGGTCGCCAGGAGGGCCTGCATACTCTGGAGCGGAGGAAGAAGGGGACGCCGCATTGA
- the LOC133494490 gene encoding protein Dok-7-like isoform X1 — translation MGDRAGVFLLTSSESEQISFLFDCIVRGVSPTKGPFGLQPILPDPSSSQTNSEERLNHETRELEKRLSMLSSRDSTASSMYCASPGGDDRSISGSSDTSDTSQSDSSVSSRLAIWTESGSNPVDSNIVGTKVASVEKQLADQDCGNASRVQDPRQLLEIGRQSSLDSGIATGSHSSYSGSFSSYTGSLDINSGDDFGSVFSLPPHLAQDLSPCSCPKISGQEYKVPTSLRYLYDTPKSLVQDSSDFGTEPLKGGSEGHLETAASSHSRKTKGTPSSYSPGSSTTKTIVTICSVCGGLQGMTLNPASRATKPTLSDKSPSGREERRKADPAYEIMESRATERNSEVDEKSKYELMLSCGPQKLLQETEGAALAYPSEASLAERLRSDGVTYVNIPVSPTSKKELNYMELELQEPGTWGTAVPVPAQSKGKGSTKYAQIDITATETAYKVGTQHALGRQEGLHTLERRKKGTPH, via the exons ATGGGTGACC GGGCTGGCGTTTTCCTACTCACGTCTTCTGAGAGCGAGCAGATAAGCTTCTTGTTTGACTGCATAGTCCGAGGTGTCTCCCCTACTAAGGGCCCGTTCGGTCTGCAGCCCATCCTGCCAG ATCCTAGCTCCAGTCAGACCAACTCTGAGGAGAGGCTGAACCATGAGACGCGGGAATTGGAGAAGCGACTGAGTATGCTCTCCAGTCGGGACAGCACAG CGTCGTCTATGTACTGCGCATCCCCTGGGGGTGACGACCGCAGCATATCTGGTTCCTCAGACACCTCAGACACTAGCCAATCGGACAGCAGCGTCTCAAGCCGCTTGGCCATTTGGACCGAATCCGGCAGCAACCCCGTGGACAGCAACATTGTAGGCACCAAAGTGGCGAGTGTGGAAAAGCAGTTGGCTGACCAGGACTGTGGGAATGCTTCGAGAGTCCAAGACCCCAGGCAGCTACTGGAAATCGGTCGCCAGAGCTCGTTAGACAGCGGTATTGCCACCGGTAGCCATTCCTCGTACTCTGGAAGTTTCTCCTCATACACTGGAAGTCTGGACATTAACAGTGGTGATGACTTTGGGTCAGTTTTTAGCCTGCCTCCCCACTTGGCTCAAGACCTGAGCCCTTGTTCTTGCCCCAAGATTTCAGGACAGGAGTACAAAGTACCAACATCCCTTAGGTATCTATACGATACTCCCAAGAGTTTGGTACAGGACTCCTCTGACTTTGGAACTGAGCCTTTAAAAGGGGGATCTGAGGGTCACCTCGAAACCGCAGCAAGCTCACACAGCAGAAAAACAAAGGGGACGCCCTCGAGTTACAGCCCAGGGTCCTCCACAACCAAAACCATAGTGACCATCTGTTCGGTATGCGGTGGACTTCAG GGGATGACCCTTAACCCTGCAAGCAGAGCAACGAAACCCACGTTATCAG ACAAAAGTCCCAGTGGCAGAGAGGAGCGCCGCAAAGCTGATCCTGCTTATGAGATCATGGAGAGCCGAGCAACAGAGAGAAATTCGGAG GTGGATGAAAAAAGCAAGTATGAACTGATGCTCAGTTGCGGTCCGCAAAAGTTGCTCCAAGAGACGGAAG GGGCAGCGTTGGCGTACCCCTCGGAGGCTTCACTCGCCGAAAGGCTCCGCAGCGACGGCGTGACGTACGTCAATATTCCAGTGAGTCCCACATCCAAGAAAGAGCTCAACTATATGGAGCTGGAACTGCAGGAACCGGGCACCTGGGGAACTGCTGTACCGGTACCTGCCCAGAGTAAAG GGAAGGGTTCAACCAAATATGCACAGATTGACATCACTGCCACAGAGACCGCCTACAAGGTGGGTACCCAGCATGCTCTGGGTCGCCAGGAGGGCCTGCATACTCTGGAGCGGAGGAAGAAGGGGACGCCGCATTGA
- the LOC133494643 gene encoding alpha-2 adrenergic receptor-like, whose amino-acid sequence MDWLNGTGLDTVIHLNSSRGYSPAAVASIAALVSFLILFTVVGNVLVGIAVLTSRALKAPQNLFLVSLATADVLVATLVMPFSLANELMGYWYFGKVWCGIYLALDVLFCTSSIVHLCAISLDRYWSVTQAVEYNLKRTPKRVKCIIFLVWLISALISSPPLLSERNKERSAQPQCELNDDSWYIISSSVASFFAPCIIMILVYIRIYQVAKTRTRSISEKKQADGGGVKTENGHCQCPPTPSHRTATQGQHTEEAELDESSSSEGKGGGTRQDSPQENPKMASSKQPTRISRVSNKSIDLFASRRKRRSSIALKKVSQAREKRFTFVLAVVMGVFVVCWFPFFFSYSLYGVCGDSCKIPDPLFKFFFWIGYCNSSLNPAIYTIFNRDFRRAFQRILCKSWKKSC is encoded by the coding sequence ATGGATTGGCTCAACGGCACTGGACTGGACACGGTCATCCACCTGAACTCGTCCCGGGGCTACTCACCAGCAGCCGTCGCCAGCATCGCTGCCCTCGTAAGTTTCCTCATCTTATTCACGGTGGTCGGCAACGTGCTGGTGGGGATCGCCGTGCTGACGAGCCGCGCGCTGAAAGCCCCCCAGAACCTTTTCCTGGTCTCCCTGGCCACGGCCGACGTCCTGGTGGCCACTCTGGTCATGCCCTTCAGTCTCGCCAATGAACTCATGGGCTACTGGTATTTTGGCAAAGTTTGGTGCGGCATTTATTTGGCGCTGGACGTCCTGTTCTGCACGTCCTCCATCGTGCACCTGTGCGCCATCAGTCTGGATCGCTACTGGTCGGTCACACAAGCCGTCGAGTACAATTTAAAGCGGACTCCCAAGCGGGTTAAGTGCATCATCTTCCTTGTGTGGCTCATATCTGCTTTGATTTCCTCGCCGCCGTTGTTGTCAGAGAGAAACAAGGAGAGAAGCGCTCAGCCCCAGTGTGAGCTCAATGACGACAGTTGGTACATTATCTCTTCCAGTGTAGCGTCCTTCTTTGCCCCCTGCATCATTATGATCCTGGTCTACATCAGAATTTACCAAGTGGCAAAAACCAGAACCAGGAGCATATCGGAGAAGAAGCAGGCAGACGGCGGAGGCGTTAAAACCGAGAACGGGCACTGCCAGTGTCCGCCCACCCCCAGCCACCGGACGGCCACGCAGGGGCAACACACGGAGGAAGCCGAACTGGATGAGAGCTCCTCGTCGGAAGGGAAAGGCGGTGGGACGCGCCAAGACTCCCCTCAGGAGAACCCAAAGATGGCCTCCTCCAAACAGCCCACGCGGATCTCCAGAGTCAGCAACAAGTCCATCGACCTTTTCGCCTCAAGGAGGAAACGGAGGAGCTCCATCGCACTGAAGAAGGTCTCCCAAGCCCGGGAGAAGAGGTTCACATTTGTCCTCGCCGTGGTGATGGGGGTGTTTGTCGTGTGCTGGTTCCCGTTCTTCTTCAGCTACAGTCTGTACGGCGTGTGTGGGGACTCCTGTAAGATCCCGGACCCTCTCTTTAAGTTCTTCTTCTGGATCGGGTACTGCAACAGCTCACTCAACCCGGCTATCTATACCATATTTAATCGTGACTTCAGACGGGCCTTCCAAAGGATCCTGTGCAAGTCGTGGAAAAAGTCCTGCTAG
- the LOC133494496 gene encoding homeobox protein HMX2-like, with amino-acid sequence MLPHPPAVIGDRTTSEMRPAAASAAKKKTRTIFSKGQIFQLEATFHAKRYLSSSERAGLADALQLTETQVKIWFQNRRNKLKRQLSAEDDGPVPSAYKESTRLLPMPFPIFYPGAIYFSNTEKGLFGADR; translated from the coding sequence ATGTTGCCCCATCCACCCGCAGTCATCGGCGACAGAACAACGTCGGAAATGCGACCCGCCGCCGCCAGCGCCGCCAAGAAGAAGACGCGCACCATCTTCTCCAAGGGGCAGATCTTCCAGCTGGAGGCCACGTTCCACGCAAAGCGCTACCTCAGCAGCTCAGAGCGGGCGGGACTGGCCGATGCGCTGCAGCTCACAGAGACCCAGGTGAAGATCTGGTTCCAGAACCGGCGCAACAAGCTCAAGAGGCAGCTGTCGGCAGAGGATGACGGGCCCGTCCCGAGCGCTTACAAAGAGAGCACGCGGCTGCTTCCGATGCCCTTCCCCATCTTTTATCCCGGCGCGATTTACTTCTCCAATACAGAAAAAGGACTTTTCGGTGCGGATAGATGA
- the LOC133494486 gene encoding carboxypeptidase Z-like — translation MLPHRWNTKLWKMAIMVLVALQILSAALVTASPPRCDSGIRGHCKPVVEEKPKCEEMQLSYCDNMGYTETMFPNILGHANRQDAESGVEYLLMSVLESLLGGECHLDARMLGCAVLAPRCEGDKVLKPCRRVCEATRKRCIHAFEGIQMAWPYFLDCDRFFVSDEEGCYDPLQDLRAQADGDEDYMFLDGPPVEPALKIKYTYHSNAQLNSILKRTEQECADIAKTYSIGRSTEGKELLVIEFSDSPGQHELLEPEIKFIGNMHGDEVVGRQLLVYLAQYLCSEYRLGNERIRTLVNTTRIHILPSMNPDGYETAFSGQQDRNSGVEDDDDDQMGRTYSASNVGRNNAQNVDLNRNFPDLTSIVYGRRRQKGHRTDHVPIPDHYWFGKVAPETYAVMKWIRSVPFVLSANLRGGDLVVSYPYDRSKHPLDLNLFSATPDDKVFKFLSRSYASTHESMYTGNTRCGSAHPHSHRGTVNGAEWASSSGGMQDFNYLHTNCFEVTLHLGCEKFPPEEDLFISWHENQEALMSFIEAVHRGIKGIVRDVEGNGIKGARISVRGIRHDITTAENGEYWRLLSPGVHIVSASAPGYTRAAKKIHLPAMMHSAGRVDFVLEKTALEPDQLEEEAAAVAAYERFDPNNQYERYTQTADVSQSRPERVEKPWWWNYFVLPGAPSPTWLLLSH, via the exons ATGTTGCCACATCGCTGGAACACAAAATTGTGGAAAATGGCCATCATGGTCCTCGTCGCGCTGCAAATTCTCAGCGCCGCGCTGGTGACGGCTTCGCCTCCGCGATGTGACTCCGGGATTCGAG GTCACTGCAAGCCAGTCGTGGAGGAGAAAC CCAAATGCGAGGAGATGCAGCTGTCCTACTGCGACAACATGGGCTACACGGAGACCATGTTCCCCAACATCCTGGGCCACGCCAACCGCCAGGATGCTGAGAGCGGCGTGGAGTACCTCCTCATGAGCGTGCTGGAGTCTCTGCTGGGCGGCGAGTGCCACCTGGACGCGCGCATGCTAGGCTGCGCCGTGCTGGCGCCACGTTGCGAGGGGGATAAAGTGCTGAAGCCGTGCCGGCGGGTTTGCGAGGCGACGCGCAAACGCTGCATCCACGCCTTCGAGGGAATCCAGATGGCCTGGCCTTACTTCCTGGACTGCGACCGCTTCTTTGTGAGCGACGAGGAAGGATGCTACGACCCGCTCCAGGACCTCAGAG CACAAGCGGACGGAGATGAAGACTACATGTTCTTGGACGGGCCCCCGGTGGAACCGGCCCTGAAGATCAAATACACGTATCACTCCAACGCGCAGCTCAACAGCATCTTGAAGCGGACGGAGCAGGAATGCGCCGACATCGCCAAAACCTACAGCATCGGCCGCAGCACCGAGGGCAAAGAACTGCTGGTCATCGAGTTCTCCGACAGCCCCGGTCAGCACGAGCTGC TGGAGCCGGAGATTAAGTTCATCGGCAACATGCATGGGGACGAAGTGGTGGGCCGCCAGCTGCTGGTCTACTTGGCGCAGTACTTGTGCTCCGAGTACCGCCTGGGCAACGAGCGCATCCGGACCCTGGTCAACACCACGCGGATCCACATCCTGCCCTCCATGAACCCGGACGGCTACGAGACGGCGTTTTCCGGACAGCAGGACAGGAACAGCGGCgtcgaggacgacgacgacgaccaaATG GGTCGCACCTATAGCGCGTCCAACGTTGGCCGGAACAACGCCCAGAACGTGGACCTGAACAGAAACTTCCCCGATTTGACATCCATCGTTTACGGCCGACGCCGACAAAAGGGCCACCGCACCGACCACGTCCCAATCCCGGACCATTACTGGTTCGGCAAG GTCGCGCCCGAGACGTACGCCGTGATGAAATGGATCCGCTCCGTCCCGTTCGTGCTCTCGGCGAACCTCCGCGGCGGCGATCTGGTGGTGTCCTACCCGTACGATCGCTCCAAGCACCCGCTGGATCTCAACCTGTTTTCCGCCACCCCCGACGACAAG GTATTTAAGTTTCTGTCCAGAAGCTACGCCAGCACGCACGAAAGCATGTACACCGGAAACACCCGCTGTGGATCGGCACACCCGCACAGTCACAGAGGAACGGTGAACGGAGCGGAGTGGGCGAGCAGCTCCGGAG GCATGCAGGATTTCAACTACCTCCACACCAACTGCTTCGAGGTGACCTTGCATCTGGGCTGCGAGAAATTCCCGCCCGAGGAGGATTTGTTCATCAGTTGGCATGAAAATCAGGAGGCGTTGATGTCGTTCATAGAAGCA gTCCATCGCGGTATCAAAGGCATCGTAAGAGACGTGGAGGGAAACGGAATAAAAGGTGCGAGGATATCAGTGCGAGGAATACGCCATGACATCACCACAG CTGAAAACGGAGAATACTGGCGCCTGCTCAGCCCCGGCGTCCACATCGTGTCGGCCTCGGCGCCCGGGTACACTCGAGCGGCCAAGAAGATCCACCTGCCTGCCATGATGCACTCGGCCGGGCGGGTGGACTTTGTGCTGGAGAAGACGGCGCTGGAGCCCGACCAGCTGGAGGAGGAGGCCGCCGCTGTCGCCGCCTACGAACGCTTCGACCCCAACAACCAGTACGAACGCTACACCCAGACGGCGGACGTCAGCCAGAGCCGCCCGGAGAGAGTGGAGAAGCCCTGGTGGTGGAACTACTTCGTCTTGCCGGGTGCGCCGTCTCCGACCTGGTTGCTGTTGAGCCACTAG
- the LOC133494649 gene encoding G-protein coupled receptor 26-like, with amino-acid sequence MDAADAACAAFLAALSALSLASNLSVLLCFARSADIRRQVAGVFIVNLSVCNVVTAALHVPATAAGVARRRQPFGERPCRAVGFLELFLTANAALSAAALSVDRWVAVVFPLSYSSRMRRRDAAAMLCYTWLHSFTFSLAALLFSWLRYSDAYASCTLQASRDSGYAAFTMLFHASSFALPLLTLCVAYLKVLRVARFHCKKIDVVTVQTLVLLVDVHPSVKRRCLAEQKRRKQRAVKKISVFIGSFIVCFGPLVFTRLAELLPFVDVDRRWGLVSKCLTYSKAACDPFAYCLTRKQYKKVLTDTAERLLRRKAYPSSGRNSSVRLENDYCLRRIG; translated from the exons ATGGACGCGGCCGATGCGGCTTGCGCGGCGTTCCTGGCGGCGCTCTCCGCGCTGTCTCTCGCTTCCAACCTGTCGGTGCTGCTGTGCTTCGCCCGCAGCGCCGACATCCGCCGCCAAGTGGCCGGCGTGTTCATCGTCAACCTGTCCGTGTGCAACGTGGTGACGGCGGCGCTCCACGTGCCCGCCACGGCGGCGGGCGTCGCGCGGCGGCGGCAGCCCTTCGGCGAGCGGCCGTGCCGCGCCGTCGGCTTCTTGGAGCTCTTCCTGACGGCCAACGCGGCGCTGAGCGCGGCCGCCCTCAGCGTGGACCGTTGGGTCGCAGTGGTCTTCCCGCTGAGCTACTCCAGCCGGATGCGGCGCCGAGACGCCGCGGCGATGCTGTGCTACACCTGGCTGCACTCGTTCACCTTCTCCCTGGCGGCGCTGCTCTTCTCGTGGCTGCGCTACAGCGACGCGTACGCGTCGTGCACCCTTCAGGCGTCGCGCGACTCTGGCTACGCCGCGTTCACGATGCTCTTCCACGCCAGCAGCTTCGCCTTGCCGCTGCTCACGCTGTGCGTGGCCTACCTGAAGGTGCTGCGGGTGGCCCGCTTCCACTGCAAGAAGATCGACGTGGTCACCGTGCAGACCCTGGTCCTGCTCGTCGACGTGCACCCGAG CGTGAAGCGGAGGTGTTTGGCCGAGCAGAAGAGGAGAAAGCAGCGAGCCGTCAAGAAGATCAGCGTTTTCATCGGCTCCTTCATCGTCTGCTTTGGCCCCTTGGTCTTCACAAG GTTGGCCGAGCTTCTTCCTTTTGTGGACGTGGACCGCCGCTGGGGTCTGGTCAGCAAGTGCTTGACCTACAGCAAGGCGGCTTGCGATCCCTTCGCCTACTGCCTCACACGGAAGCAGTACAAGAAGGTCTTGACCGACACGGCCGAGCGGCTTCTCCGCCGCAAGGCGTACCCGTCGTCCGGCCGCAACAGCTCGGTGCGCTTGGAGAACGACTACTGCCTCCGAAGGATCGGCTGA